In the genome of Pseudomonas bubulae, one region contains:
- a CDS encoding YheU family protein has protein sequence MLIPYDQLEPDTLTRLIEDFVSRDGTDNGDDTPQETRVLRVRHALSKGQAVIFFDLESQQCQLMPRHAVPKEFFD, from the coding sequence ATGCTTATCCCCTACGACCAGCTTGAACCCGACACCCTCACCCGCCTGATCGAGGACTTTGTGAGTCGCGACGGCACGGACAACGGCGATGACACTCCCCAGGAAACCCGTGTACTGCGGGTTCGACATGCATTGAGCAAAGGCCAGGCAGTAATTTTCTTCGATCTGGAAAGCCAGCAATGCCAACTGATGCCCAGGCACGCGGTACCGAAGGAATTTTTTGATTAA
- a CDS encoding DUF3309 family protein — protein MLMTTILLIVLILLLIGGLPVFPHSKSWGYGPSGIIGTVLVVLLILLLLGKI, from the coding sequence ATGCTCATGACCACAATTCTTCTGATCGTCCTGATTTTGCTGTTAATCGGCGGATTACCTGTGTTTCCGCACTCCAAAAGCTGGGGCTATGGCCCCTCAGGGATTATCGGTACCGTACTGGTTGTACTGTTGATATTACTGTTGCTCGGCAAGATTTGA
- a CDS encoding LTA synthase family protein has product MANPDAPSQQHAATRVLQPTVKSHLAFTLLCALIMMVMFTLLRVALLVYNREMILDTPASTFLEAFGNGLRFDARIVVYFSIPLLLAVLSVKAMAMRGVLRFWLTAASSLALFLGLMEMDFYREFHQRLNGLVFQYVKEDPKTVMSMLWYGFPVVRYLLSWAVGTVILYFAFRGADRVTRSSATRAAAGTSRAVAPCYGRAAVFVVLLLVCVVLARGTLRQGPPLRWGDAYTTDSNFANQLGLNGSLSLIAAAKSRFGDDRTNIWKATLEQPVATQTVRDMLLTENDKLVDPDTAPVRRDTTPPAEKTLPIKNVVVILMESFAGHSVGALGRPGNITPYFDELSKQGLLFERFFSNGTHTHQGMFATMACFPNLPGFEYLMQTPEGSHKLSGLPELLSARKFDDVYVYNGDFAWDNQSGFFSNQGMTTFVGRNDFVDPVFSDPTWGVSDQDMFNRGLEELKKREGKEPFYALLQTLSNHTPYALPTPLPVEPVTDRGSLNEHLTAMRYSDWALGQFFEKARKEPYFKETLFVIVGDHGFGNEQQISEMDLGRFNVPLLLIGPGIQEKFGTRTDIVGTQVDIVPTIMGRLGGEFRQQCWGRDLLTLPEGDKGSGVIKPSGSDQTVAIISDDHLLVQPKDMPAKVWQYKLGANPEATVVTDSPEATELKKKLESFLQTATKSLLDNTAGVADPK; this is encoded by the coding sequence ATGGCAAACCCGGACGCCCCAAGCCAACAGCACGCGGCCACGCGTGTGTTGCAACCGACCGTCAAATCGCATCTGGCGTTTACGCTGCTCTGTGCCTTGATCATGATGGTGATGTTCACCCTGTTGCGGGTGGCATTGCTGGTTTACAACCGGGAAATGATCCTCGACACCCCGGCATCGACGTTCCTTGAAGCCTTCGGCAACGGTCTGCGCTTTGACGCGCGGATTGTCGTGTACTTCAGTATTCCGCTGCTGCTGGCGGTGCTCAGTGTCAAGGCCATGGCCATGCGCGGTGTGCTGCGTTTCTGGCTGACTGCAGCATCCAGCCTGGCGCTGTTTTTGGGCCTGATGGAGATGGACTTCTACCGTGAGTTCCATCAGCGTCTTAACGGTCTGGTTTTCCAGTATGTGAAGGAAGACCCGAAAACCGTGATGAGCATGCTTTGGTATGGCTTCCCGGTGGTGCGTTACCTGCTGTCCTGGGCTGTCGGCACTGTCATTTTGTACTTTGCCTTCCGCGGCGCCGACCGCGTGACCCGTTCCAGCGCTACCCGCGCGGCTGCTGGCACTTCGCGTGCGGTGGCGCCCTGCTACGGCCGTGCAGCGGTATTTGTCGTGCTGCTGCTGGTGTGTGTGGTCCTGGCCCGTGGCACATTGCGTCAGGGTCCTCCGCTGCGTTGGGGTGATGCCTACACAACCGACTCCAACTTCGCCAATCAGTTGGGGCTCAACGGCTCTCTGTCATTGATTGCCGCTGCGAAAAGTCGCTTCGGTGACGATCGCACCAATATCTGGAAGGCTACCCTTGAGCAGCCCGTAGCGACGCAGACCGTGCGCGACATGCTGCTGACTGAAAATGACAAGCTGGTTGATCCTGATACCGCTCCTGTGCGTCGCGATACCACGCCGCCTGCGGAAAAAACCCTGCCTATCAAGAACGTCGTCGTAATCCTGATGGAAAGCTTCGCCGGTCACTCGGTGGGTGCGCTGGGTCGTCCGGGCAATATCACCCCGTACTTCGATGAGCTGTCCAAGCAAGGCTTGCTGTTCGAGCGCTTCTTCTCCAATGGCACCCATACCCACCAGGGCATGTTCGCCACCATGGCGTGCTTCCCGAACCTGCCGGGTTTTGAATACCTGATGCAGACCCCGGAAGGCAGCCACAAGCTGTCCGGCTTGCCGGAACTGCTCAGCGCTCGCAAGTTCGATGACGTGTATGTCTACAACGGCGACTTTGCCTGGGACAACCAGTCTGGTTTCTTCAGTAACCAGGGCATGACCACTTTTGTAGGTCGTAACGATTTCGTTGACCCGGTGTTCTCTGATCCTACCTGGGGTGTGTCCGACCAGGACATGTTCAACCGCGGCCTGGAAGAGCTGAAAAAGCGTGAAGGCAAAGAACCTTTCTATGCGCTGCTGCAAACCCTGTCCAACCACACGCCGTATGCCTTGCCTACGCCATTGCCGGTCGAGCCGGTAACCGATCGCGGTTCGCTCAACGAGCATTTGACGGCGATGCGTTATTCCGACTGGGCGCTGGGGCAGTTCTTCGAAAAAGCGCGCAAAGAACCCTACTTCAAGGAAACCCTGTTTGTGATCGTGGGCGACCACGGTTTCGGTAACGAGCAGCAGATTTCCGAGATGGACCTGGGGCGTTTCAACGTGCCGTTGCTGCTGATCGGCCCTGGTATCCAGGAGAAGTTTGGTACACGCACTGATATCGTGGGCACTCAGGTCGACATCGTGCCAACCATCATGGGGCGTCTGGGTGGTGAGTTCCGTCAGCAATGCTGGGGCCGTGACCTGCTGACTCTGCCTGAGGGTGACAAAGGCAGTGGTGTGATCAAGCCGTCTGGCAGTGACCAGACCGTGGCGATCATCAGTGACGACCACTTGCTGGTGCAGCCTAAAGACATGCCGGCCAAGGTTTGGCAGTACAAATTGGGTGCCAACCCTGAAGCGACAGTGGTCACTGACTCGCCTGAAGCGACCGAGCTGAAGAAAAAGCTCGAATCCTTCCTGCAGACCGCGACCAAGAGCCTGCTGGACAACACCGCAGGTGTGGCTGATCCGAAATAA
- a CDS encoding YnfA family protein: MLNYVWFFLAALFEIAGCYGFWMWLRQGKSAWWALPAILSLVLFALLLTKVEAAYAGRAYAAYGGIYIVTSIAWLAVVERIRPLGSDWLGVGLCVIGATIILLGPRFTPS, translated from the coding sequence ATGCTCAATTACGTTTGGTTTTTTTTGGCTGCTCTGTTTGAAATTGCAGGCTGCTACGGGTTCTGGATGTGGCTTCGTCAGGGCAAAAGTGCCTGGTGGGCTTTGCCCGCTATTCTGAGCCTGGTGCTGTTTGCCCTGCTGCTGACCAAGGTTGAGGCAGCCTATGCCGGGCGGGCCTATGCGGCCTATGGCGGGATTTACATCGTGACATCCATTGCCTGGCTGGCAGTAGTGGAACGTATCCGGCCACTGGGCTCAGATTGGCTCGGGGTAGGACTGTGCGTGATTGGCGCGACCATCATCTTGCTGGGACCGCGTTTTACCCCCTCGTAA
- the csrA gene encoding carbon storage regulator CsrA produces the protein MQILSRTVGEHFSIGEDITLFVIAVNGNNVRLGIEAPRHISVHRSEIYERIKNQPVGQQATGSSAKV, from the coding sequence ATGCAGATACTGAGTCGAACCGTCGGAGAGCATTTTTCAATCGGGGAAGATATAACGCTGTTTGTCATCGCCGTTAACGGCAACAACGTGCGCCTGGGGATTGAAGCTCCCAGGCATATCAGCGTGCATCGCTCGGAAATTTATGAGCGGATAAAAAACCAGCCCGTCGGGCAGCAGGCAACCGGATCTTCGGCCAAGGTTTAA